A single Triticum dicoccoides isolate Atlit2015 ecotype Zavitan chromosome 2A, WEW_v2.0, whole genome shotgun sequence DNA region contains:
- the LOC119351892 gene encoding non-specific lipid-transfer protein-like: MTMRPLVLLALAVVLAAGIGGAEGAGECSVRASAMAQQLAPCLPAVRNPQSAPTSSCCVGVRNINMRSPGCVCSVMSDVFKLAGLKPQVAIAIPKRCGIADCGGNTFP, translated from the exons ATGACAATGAGGCCGCTCGTCCTTCTTGCCCTGGCCGTCGTGCTCGCCGCCGGTATCGGCGGCGCTGAGGGAGCTGGCGAGTGCAGCGTGAGGGCCTCGGCCATGGCCCAGCAACTGGCTCCGTGCCTCCCGGCGGTGCGCAACCCgcagtccgcgccgacgagcagctgCTGCGTGGGTGTGCGCAACATCAACATGAGGAGCCCCGGTTGCGTGTGCTCCGTCATGTCCGACGTCTTCAAACTGGCCGGACTGAAGCCTCAAGTCGCAATCGCAATCCCCAAGCGCTGTGGCATTGCCGACTGCGGAG GTAACACGTTTCCTTGA